One window of Mesorhizobium sp. WSM4904 genomic DNA carries:
- a CDS encoding DnaJ family molecular chaperone yields MSIWDRLGDFIARVSSSASSGVADVVEAVRTVFSGDADLRRRVAFSVAMIALSAKMAKADGIVTQDEVRAFQEIFEVPPSETRNVARLYDLAKRDVAGFEIYAQRMAQLCGSGHPNCMMLEDILDGLFHIAKADGLIHEREGQFLHRIAEIFRIDEAHYQAILSRHVNLGAADPYVVLGIERGKPLEEVRKRYRKLISDNHPDRLIARGLPQEFIKIATTRVAAINAAYEMIERGLRHV; encoded by the coding sequence ATGTCGATTTGGGACCGCCTCGGCGACTTCATCGCTCGTGTTTCGTCGTCGGCGTCCTCGGGCGTCGCCGATGTCGTCGAGGCCGTGCGGACAGTGTTCTCCGGCGATGCGGATCTGCGCCGGCGCGTTGCCTTCTCGGTGGCGATGATCGCGCTCTCGGCCAAGATGGCCAAGGCCGACGGCATCGTCACCCAGGACGAGGTGCGCGCCTTCCAGGAAATCTTCGAGGTGCCGCCGAGCGAAACGCGCAACGTGGCGCGTCTCTACGATCTCGCCAAGCGCGATGTTGCCGGATTCGAAATCTATGCCCAGCGCATGGCGCAGCTTTGTGGTTCGGGTCATCCGAATTGCATGATGCTGGAGGACATACTCGACGGGCTGTTCCACATCGCCAAGGCGGACGGGCTGATCCACGAGCGGGAAGGGCAATTCCTGCATCGCATCGCCGAGATTTTCCGGATCGACGAGGCGCATTACCAGGCGATCCTGTCGCGTCACGTCAATCTCGGTGCCGCAGATCCTTATGTCGTTCTCGGCATCGAGCGCGGCAAGCCGCTCGAGGAGGTCAGGAAGCGCTACCGCAAGCTGATCTCCGACAATCACCCGGACAGGCTGATCGCCCGCGGCCTGCCGCAGGAGTTCATCAAGATCGCCACGACAAGGGTCGCCGCGATCAATGCCGCCTATGAGATGATCGAACGGGGTCTCAGGCACGTATGA
- a CDS encoding hydantoinase B/oxoprolinase family protein, with the protein MSDAAATNEKWDFWVDRGGTFTDIIGRDPHGQLHPRKLLSENPEAYADAAIQGIRDLLGLKSGGAIPADRIGDVKMGTTVATNALLERKGDRVLLLTTKGFRDALRIAYQARPDIFAKEIILPEQLYERVIEIDERVRADGCVEHLLDIAACRPAIEQAKVDGIDAVAIVFMHAWKYPDHEKAVAKVCRKVGFSQISVSHEVSPLIKLVGRGDTTVVDAYLSPILSRYVQKVAGELGAGPRLTFMMSSGGLTAADMFQGKDALLSGPAGGVVGMVETAKLAGFDKVIGFDMGGTSTDVAHYDGEYERAFDTEVAGVRIRAPMMRIHTVAAGGGSILHYEAGRFRVGPDSAGANPGPAAYRRGGPLAVTDANVMLGKLQPDVFPAIFGPSQDQPLDVDAVREKFTALAAEIGDGRSPEAAAEGFVTIAVENMANAIKKISVQRGYDVTEYLLNCFGGAGGQHACLVADALGMEAVLIHPFSGLLSAYGIGLSTVFASRQQALLKPLAEESRSSIEDLIATLRQDVIAELAAQGIAEAAIASKSILQIRYDGTDTALPVNFEHGSIFRARGDFEAAHKAQFGFVYENKPMIVEAVGVEGSDAGTDRRGESESELEDRTASPCQNRQFFADGAWRDAGIFRREDLKPGHKVAGPALVIEPNQTIVVEPGWQAEITARNHVLLRRVERKRRQAALGTEADPVMLEVFNNLFMSIAEQMGVTLQNTAYSVNIKERLDFSCAVFDRNGALVANAPHMPVHLGSMDRSVETVIRLNSGDIHPGDVFALNAPYNGGTHLPDITVVTPVFSLPLEGRVAAKRSGGVASEGTAEASSTAATTPSAAFGGTSPSRGEEILFYVASRGHHADVGGTAPGSMTPLATTVDEEGVLFDNFRIVDRGRFREKELETLLTDHPYPARNPAQNIADLKAQIAANEKGVAELRKMVAHFGLDVVEAYMGHVQDNAAESVRRVLERLPDSSDYEYLTDTGQVIKVRITVDREKREATVDFTGTSKVEKNNFNAPEPVARAAVLYAFRVMVEDMIPMNAGCLRPINIVIPDGCMLKPSYPAAVVAGNVETSQHVTNALFGAMGAMANAQGTMNNLTFGNKQYQYYETICSGSPAGRMNSGRGFAGTSGVHTHMTNSRLTDPEVLELRFPVVLEDFHIRGGSGGKGKWNAGDGTKRTIRFLERMECAILSSHRNRPPQGLNGGGDGEAGSTKIRRNDGSVDVLKACDQTTLDAGEAVIVVTPTPGGFGKA; encoded by the coding sequence ATGTCGGACGCCGCAGCCACCAATGAGAAATGGGATTTCTGGGTCGACCGGGGCGGTACCTTCACCGACATCATCGGCCGCGATCCGCACGGCCAATTGCATCCGCGCAAGCTCCTGTCTGAGAATCCTGAAGCCTATGCCGATGCCGCCATCCAGGGCATCCGCGATCTGCTTGGGCTCAAATCCGGCGGCGCCATTCCCGCGGACCGGATCGGCGACGTCAAGATGGGTACCACTGTCGCCACCAACGCGCTGCTCGAGCGCAAGGGCGACCGCGTGCTCCTGCTCACCACCAAGGGTTTTCGCGACGCGCTGCGCATCGCCTATCAGGCGCGACCAGATATTTTCGCCAAGGAAATCATCCTGCCGGAGCAGCTCTACGAGCGCGTCATCGAGATCGACGAACGTGTGCGCGCCGATGGCTGCGTCGAGCACCTGCTCGACATCGCCGCCTGCCGCCCGGCGATCGAGCAGGCCAAGGTCGACGGCATCGACGCGGTCGCCATCGTCTTCATGCATGCCTGGAAATACCCGGACCACGAAAAGGCCGTGGCCAAGGTCTGCCGCAAGGTCGGCTTCAGCCAGATCTCGGTCAGCCACGAGGTCTCGCCGCTCATCAAGCTGGTCGGCCGCGGCGACACCACGGTGGTCGATGCCTATCTGTCGCCGATCCTGTCGCGCTACGTGCAGAAGGTTGCGGGAGAGTTGGGTGCCGGCCCCCGCCTGACGTTCATGATGTCGTCGGGCGGGCTGACCGCCGCCGACATGTTCCAGGGCAAGGACGCGCTGCTGTCGGGTCCGGCAGGCGGCGTCGTCGGCATGGTTGAGACGGCGAAGCTCGCCGGCTTCGACAAGGTCATCGGCTTCGACATGGGCGGCACCTCGACCGACGTCGCCCATTATGACGGCGAATACGAGCGCGCCTTCGACACCGAAGTCGCCGGCGTGCGCATCCGCGCGCCGATGATGCGCATCCACACCGTCGCTGCAGGCGGCGGCTCGATCCTGCATTATGAGGCCGGCCGCTTTCGCGTCGGCCCTGACTCCGCCGGCGCCAATCCTGGCCCCGCCGCCTACCGACGTGGTGGGCCGCTCGCCGTCACCGACGCCAATGTCATGCTCGGCAAGCTGCAGCCCGATGTCTTCCCGGCGATCTTCGGCCCCAGCCAGGACCAGCCGCTCGACGTCGACGCCGTGCGCGAAAAATTCACGGCTTTGGCCGCCGAGATCGGCGATGGGCGCTCGCCGGAAGCGGCAGCTGAGGGCTTCGTCACCATCGCCGTCGAGAACATGGCCAACGCCATCAAGAAGATCTCGGTGCAGCGCGGCTACGATGTCACCGAATACCTCTTGAACTGCTTTGGCGGCGCCGGCGGCCAGCATGCCTGCCTGGTCGCAGATGCGCTCGGCATGGAAGCGGTGCTCATCCACCCGTTCTCGGGCCTGCTTTCGGCTTACGGCATCGGGCTGTCGACGGTTTTCGCCTCGCGCCAGCAGGCCTTGCTCAAACCGCTCGCCGAAGAGTCCCGCTCCTCGATCGAGGACCTGATTGCGACACTGCGCCAAGACGTCATCGCCGAGCTTGCCGCGCAAGGCATTGCGGAAGCCGCCATCGCCTCCAAGTCGATCCTGCAAATCCGCTATGACGGCACCGATACGGCGTTGCCGGTGAATTTCGAGCATGGCTCGATCTTCCGCGCGAGAGGCGATTTCGAAGCAGCCCACAAGGCACAGTTCGGCTTCGTCTACGAGAACAAGCCGATGATCGTCGAGGCGGTCGGCGTCGAAGGCAGTGATGCCGGAACCGACAGACGCGGAGAAAGTGAATCAGAACTCGAAGACAGAACGGCAAGTCCCTGCCAGAACCGACAATTCTTCGCCGACGGCGCCTGGCGCGATGCCGGCATCTTCCGGCGCGAGGATCTGAAGCCCGGCCATAAGGTGGCCGGCCCCGCGCTCGTCATCGAGCCGAACCAGACCATCGTCGTCGAGCCGGGCTGGCAGGCCGAGATCACGGCCAGGAACCATGTGCTCCTGCGTCGTGTCGAAAGGAAGCGCCGGCAAGCGGCGCTCGGCACCGAAGCCGATCCCGTGATGCTGGAGGTCTTCAACAACCTTTTCATGTCGATCGCCGAGCAGATGGGCGTGACGCTGCAGAACACCGCCTATTCGGTCAACATCAAGGAACGGCTGGACTTTTCCTGCGCCGTGTTCGACCGCAACGGCGCGCTGGTCGCCAACGCGCCGCACATGCCGGTGCATCTCGGGTCCATGGACCGCTCGGTCGAAACCGTCATCCGCCTGAACTCAGGCGACATCCACCCGGGCGACGTCTTCGCGCTCAATGCGCCTTACAATGGCGGCACGCATTTGCCCGATATCACCGTGGTGACGCCGGTTTTTTCCCTCCCCCTTGAGGGGAGGGTGGCCGCGAAGCGGTCGGGTGGGGTCGCCTCAGAAGGCACAGCCGAAGCGTCGAGCACTGCCGCAACGACCCCCTCCGCCGCCTTCGGCGGCACCTCCCCCTCAAGGGGGGAGGAGATATTGTTCTACGTCGCCTCCCGCGGCCACCACGCCGATGTCGGCGGCACGGCGCCCGGCTCGATGACGCCTTTGGCTACCACCGTCGACGAGGAAGGCGTGCTGTTCGACAATTTCCGCATCGTCGATCGCGGCCGTTTCCGCGAGAAGGAGCTGGAAACGCTGCTGACCGACCATCCCTACCCAGCCCGCAATCCCGCCCAGAACATCGCCGACCTCAAGGCGCAGATCGCCGCCAACGAAAAGGGCGTGGCGGAGCTGCGCAAGATGGTCGCGCATTTCGGCCTTGATGTCGTTGAGGCCTATATGGGCCATGTCCAGGACAATGCCGCCGAGAGCGTGCGCCGCGTGCTGGAACGGCTGCCCGACAGCTCCGACTACGAATACCTGACCGACACCGGCCAGGTGATCAAGGTCAGGATTACCGTCGACCGGGAAAAGCGCGAGGCGACGGTCGACTTCACCGGCACCTCGAAGGTCGAGAAGAACAATTTCAACGCGCCGGAGCCGGTCGCCCGGGCCGCCGTGCTCTACGCCTTCCGCGTCATGGTCGAGGACATGATCCCAATGAATGCCGGATGTCTGCGGCCGATCAACATCGTCATTCCCGACGGCTGCATGCTCAAACCGTCCTACCCTGCCGCCGTCGTCGCCGGCAATGTCGAGACCTCGCAGCACGTCACCAATGCGCTGTTCGGCGCCATGGGCGCGATGGCCAACGCGCAAGGCACGATGAACAACCTCACCTTCGGCAACAAGCAATACCAGTACTACGAGACGATCTGCTCGGGCTCCCCGGCCGGCCGGATGAATTCGGGCCGCGGCTTCGCCGGCACCTCCGGCGTCCACACGCACATGACCAATTCGCGGCTCACCGACCCCGAAGTGCTGGAACTGCGCTTCCCGGTCGTGCTGGAGGATTTCCACATCCGCGGGGGCTCCGGCGGCAAGGGCAAGTGGAACGCCGGAGACGGCACCAAGCGCACCATCCGCTTCCTTGAAAGAATGGAATGCGCGATCCTCTCCTCGCACCGCAACCGCCCGCCCCAGGGTCTGAACGGCGGCGGCGACGGCGAGGCCGGCTCGACCAAGATCAGGCGCAACGATGGGTCGGTCGATGTGCTGAAGGCCTGCGACCAGACCACGCTCGATGCCGGCGAGGCCGTCATCGTCGTCACGCCGACGCCCGGCGGATTCGGCAAGGCGTGA
- the mraZ gene encoding division/cell wall cluster transcriptional repressor MraZ, with translation MDRFLSNAVNRIDAKGRVSVPAHFRAVVQKRGYAELYALRCLDLPAMDVGGLDLLDRYEQRIALEDPFLQTADDMSFFCHGDGTFLKLDQDGRITMTDFIREHTGISNEVAFVGRGNFFQIWEPGRLAAYGAQARARLLQLRQGTKPGERPE, from the coding sequence GTGGACCGATTTCTGTCGAACGCAGTGAACAGGATCGATGCGAAGGGGCGGGTGTCCGTCCCGGCGCATTTCCGCGCGGTCGTGCAGAAACGTGGCTATGCGGAGCTCTATGCGCTACGCTGCCTGGACCTTCCGGCGATGGACGTCGGCGGGCTCGATCTGCTCGACCGCTACGAGCAGCGGATCGCGCTCGAGGATCCCTTCCTGCAGACGGCGGACGATATGTCCTTCTTCTGCCATGGCGACGGGACGTTCCTGAAACTCGACCAGGACGGCCGCATCACGATGACCGATTTCATCCGCGAGCACACGGGCATCTCGAACGAGGTGGCGTTTGTCGGCCGCGGCAATTTCTTTCAGATCTGGGAACCGGGCCGGCTTGCCGCCTATGGCGCGCAGGCGCGGGCCAGGCTTTTGCAGCTTCGGCAGGGGACGAAGCCTGGGGAGCGACCGGAATGA
- a CDS encoding N-acetylmuramoyl-L-alanine amidase, which yields MSGFLPDQPGAEVRVSPNFGPRRETFRPDMIVLHYTGMATGAGAEAWLCDPASEVSSHYLVHEDGRIVQMVRESDRAWHAGKSSWFGRTDINSCSVGIEIVNPGHSLGYKAFPKRQIDAVIGLCAGISDRHSIAPQRVLAHSDVAPGRKVDPGEKFPWKALFAAGVGHLVPAAPIRQGAALKAGDTGAEVEALQSMLALYGYGVEITGVFDRQTEIVVAAFQRHFRRRLVDGVADGSTIRTLQRLLAAVKATSSK from the coding sequence ATGAGCGGTTTCCTGCCCGACCAGCCGGGTGCCGAGGTCAGGGTGTCGCCGAATTTCGGCCCGCGACGCGAGACGTTCAGACCCGACATGATCGTACTGCACTATACCGGCATGGCAACAGGCGCCGGCGCCGAGGCTTGGCTGTGCGATCCGGCGAGCGAGGTGTCCTCGCACTATCTTGTCCATGAGGACGGCCGGATCGTGCAGATGGTGCGCGAGAGCGACCGCGCCTGGCATGCCGGCAAGAGCTCGTGGTTCGGGCGTACCGACATCAACTCCTGCTCGGTCGGTATCGAGATCGTCAATCCCGGGCATTCGCTCGGCTACAAAGCCTTTCCGAAGCGGCAGATCGATGCCGTCATCGGCCTATGCGCGGGGATCTCCGACCGGCATTCCATTGCGCCGCAAAGGGTGCTGGCACACTCTGATGTGGCGCCGGGGCGCAAGGTCGATCCGGGCGAGAAGTTTCCCTGGAAAGCGCTTTTCGCGGCCGGCGTCGGCCATCTCGTTCCCGCGGCTCCGATCAGGCAGGGAGCGGCGCTGAAGGCGGGTGACACCGGCGCCGAAGTCGAGGCACTGCAGTCGATGCTGGCGCTCTATGGCTATGGCGTCGAGATAACGGGGGTCTTCGATCGCCAGACGGAAATCGTCGTGGCGGCGTTTCAGCGGCATTTCCGGAGGCGGCTCGTTGATGGCGTGGCGGATGGCTCGACGATCCGCACGCTGCAACGGTTGCTGGCTGCCGTAAAGGCAACCTCATCCAAATAG
- a CDS encoding type II toxin-antitoxin system RelE/ParE family toxin — MKYRLLPRAESDVEAIGDYIAERNPSAAVRLVHALERRWDLLTLHPFSGAPRDEIGPGIRHLIVGEYLTLYRVTEDAIEIIRVPHGRRTIEAGDVSL; from the coding sequence GTGAAATACCGGCTGCTTCCCCGGGCAGAATCCGACGTTGAAGCTATCGGCGACTATATCGCCGAACGAAATCCCAGTGCTGCGGTCCGCCTCGTCCACGCGCTGGAGAGGCGATGGGATTTGTTGACCTTGCATCCTTTCTCCGGCGCTCCCCGTGACGAGATCGGGCCAGGCATCCGCCACCTGATCGTGGGCGAATATCTTACTCTTTATCGCGTTACCGAGGATGCGATCGAAATCATCCGCGTGCCGCACGGGCGGCGTACCATAGAAGCTGGCGACGTGAGTTTGTAA
- a CDS encoding lytic transglycosylase domain-containing protein, whose translation MQRLTVLAAAVAAGVMTFAFSPANGAPLSLRAADNGFAATPATPKATQDRKTAKSDKAAEAKVQKAATSKPAKSTAKRSARRGRQTIDLTATASIRPEKTALSSPAPGDDQYSAIIARYAASYGVPVSLAKAVIKIESNYRPNMVGSAGEIGLMQIKPATARMMGYTGSAKGLFDPDTNIKYGMKYLAMAQGLGGGTTCGTILKYNAGHGARRMNPVSAAYCSKVKVQMAALGSPA comes from the coding sequence ATGCAGAGATTGACCGTTTTAGCGGCAGCCGTTGCTGCCGGAGTGATGACTTTTGCCTTCAGCCCGGCGAATGGCGCGCCCCTTAGCCTGCGGGCGGCCGACAACGGGTTCGCGGCAACCCCCGCGACGCCGAAGGCGACCCAAGATCGCAAAACCGCAAAATCCGACAAAGCTGCCGAGGCAAAAGTGCAGAAAGCCGCCACATCGAAGCCGGCGAAATCGACGGCCAAACGCAGTGCAAGGCGCGGCAGGCAAACGATCGATCTGACGGCGACAGCCTCCATCCGTCCCGAAAAGACCGCCCTTTCGTCCCCCGCTCCCGGCGACGACCAGTATTCGGCAATCATCGCCCGTTATGCGGCGAGCTATGGCGTTCCGGTGTCGCTCGCCAAGGCCGTCATCAAGATCGAGAGCAACTACCGCCCGAACATGGTCGGCAGCGCCGGCGAGATCGGCCTGATGCAGATCAAGCCGGCGACGGCGCGGATGATGGGCTATACCGGTTCGGCCAAGGGACTGTTCGATCCCGACACCAACATCAAATACGGCATGAAGTACCTCGCCATGGCGCAGGGCCTCGGCGGCGGCACGACCTGCGGCACGATCCTCAAATACAATGCAGGCCATGGCGCGAGGCGGATGAACCCGGTTTCCGCCGCCTATTGCAGCAAGGTGAAGGTGCAGATGGCGGCGCTCGGTTCGCCTGCCTAA
- a CDS encoding cystathionine gamma-lyase: protein MSETAKSRAATLAHLRSGDFAKGDPIPLPLIMASIFHSPGDATGFDQYGRFSNPTWHAVEHMLAHLEDAQCVAFPSGMAAISAAFFALVKSGDRILLPSDGYHTTRALAERFLKPLGVTYDVRATSNMLDSGFAGYRLVFVETPSNPRLDICDIAAVAKAAHEQGALLIVDNTTMTPFGQRPLDLGADIVVSADTKAINGHSDVLFGHVASRDPDIVARVKDWRETAGGIPGPFEAWLVHRGLETLEVRFDRMCSSAETIARRLKGHRAVSGLRFPGLEGDPSHNLARAQMERFGFLISFELASEQKAEDFIDNCPLIESATSFGGVHTSAERRSKRGDAVPPGFVRLAIGCEPVEVLWQAIEASLDRLGG, encoded by the coding sequence ATGTCCGAAACCGCGAAGTCACGCGCCGCGACACTTGCCCATCTGCGCAGCGGCGATTTCGCCAAGGGCGATCCGATCCCCTTGCCGCTGATCATGGCCTCGATCTTTCATTCGCCGGGCGACGCGACCGGCTTCGATCAATATGGCCGCTTCAGCAATCCGACCTGGCATGCTGTCGAGCATATGTTGGCCCACCTCGAAGATGCTCAGTGCGTCGCCTTTCCATCAGGAATGGCCGCGATTTCGGCGGCATTTTTCGCGCTCGTCAAATCGGGCGACCGCATCCTCCTGCCCTCGGACGGCTACCACACGACACGCGCGCTGGCGGAGCGTTTCCTGAAACCGCTCGGCGTCACCTATGACGTGAGAGCGACGTCCAACATGTTAGACAGCGGTTTCGCCGGCTACCGGCTGGTCTTCGTCGAAACCCCGTCCAACCCGCGGCTGGACATCTGCGACATCGCCGCCGTCGCCAAGGCCGCCCACGAGCAAGGCGCGCTCCTCATCGTCGACAACACCACGATGACGCCCTTCGGCCAGCGCCCGCTCGACCTCGGCGCCGACATCGTCGTGTCGGCCGATACCAAGGCGATCAATGGTCACTCGGATGTGCTGTTCGGCCATGTCGCCAGCCGCGATCCGGATATCGTCGCGAGGGTCAAGGACTGGCGCGAGACGGCTGGCGGCATCCCCGGCCCGTTCGAGGCCTGGCTCGTGCATCGCGGCCTCGAAACACTGGAGGTGCGCTTCGACCGCATGTGCTCTTCGGCGGAAACGATCGCCCGTCGTCTCAAGGGGCATCGCGCCGTGAGCGGCCTGCGCTTTCCGGGCCTCGAGGGCGACCCCTCGCACAATCTGGCGCGAGCGCAGATGGAACGCTTCGGCTTCCTCATCTCGTTCGAGCTGGCCTCCGAGCAAAAGGCCGAGGATTTCATCGACAACTGCCCGCTGATTGAATCGGCGACGTCCTTCGGCGGCGTGCATACATCGGCCGAACGGCGATCGAAGCGCGGCGATGCCGTGCCGCCCGGCTTCGTAAGGCTGGCCATCGGCTGCGAGCCGGTGGAGGTATTGTGGCAGGCGATCGAGGCGTCTCTGGACCGGCTTGGCGGTTGA
- the rsmH gene encoding 16S rRNA (cytosine(1402)-N(4))-methyltransferase RsmH translates to MMAGHGDDPHAVGGLVRHIPVLLAEVLEALQPKAGETIIDGTFGAGGYTGAILDRGASVVAIDRDPDAIAAGRALERQAGGRLTLVQAPFSTLDEDVDSADGVVLDIGVSSMQLDQAERGFSFRADGPLDMRMAQAGLSAADVVNTFKAGDLARIFGFLGEERHAGRIARMIESRREKRPFERTLDLADAIATHIGRAPKDKIHPATRVFQALRIFVNDELGELASALFAAERVLKPGGRLAVVTFHSLEDRIVKRFIADRADAASGSRHMPDAPARLATFRKSGGGVTPGEAEIAANPRARSARLRAAIRTDVPARAGDFSIFGLPKLPAVERPGER, encoded by the coding sequence ATGATGGCTGGCCACGGCGATGATCCTCACGCCGTTGGCGGACTGGTCCGTCACATTCCGGTCCTCCTTGCCGAAGTGCTGGAGGCGCTTCAGCCCAAGGCGGGCGAGACGATCATCGACGGGACGTTCGGCGCCGGCGGTTACACCGGCGCCATCCTCGATCGCGGCGCCTCGGTCGTGGCCATCGACCGCGACCCGGATGCGATTGCCGCGGGCAGGGCTCTTGAGCGGCAGGCCGGCGGCAGGCTGACGCTCGTGCAGGCGCCGTTCTCGACGCTGGACGAAGACGTCGATAGCGCTGACGGCGTCGTGCTCGACATCGGCGTTTCTTCCATGCAGCTCGACCAGGCCGAGCGCGGCTTTTCCTTTCGCGCCGACGGACCGCTCGACATGCGCATGGCGCAGGCGGGCCTGAGCGCCGCCGACGTCGTCAACACATTCAAGGCGGGTGACCTTGCCCGCATCTTCGGTTTTCTCGGCGAGGAGCGGCATGCCGGCCGCATCGCCCGCATGATCGAGAGCCGGCGCGAGAAGCGGCCTTTCGAGCGCACGCTCGACCTCGCGGACGCCATCGCCACCCATATCGGCCGAGCGCCGAAGGACAAGATCCATCCGGCCACACGCGTCTTCCAGGCGCTGCGCATCTTCGTCAACGACGAGCTTGGCGAGCTGGCGAGCGCGCTGTTTGCCGCCGAGCGCGTGCTCAAGCCTGGCGGGCGGCTTGCGGTGGTCACCTTCCACTCGCTGGAGGACCGCATCGTCAAGCGCTTCATCGCCGATCGCGCCGATGCGGCATCGGGCTCGCGCCACATGCCCGACGCGCCGGCGCGGCTGGCAACCTTCCGCAAATCCGGCGGCGGGGTCACGCCGGGAGAGGCCGAGATCGCCGCCAATCCGCGGGCGCGCTCGGCCAGGCTGCGCGCGGCGATCCGCACCGACGTGCCGGCGCGCGCCGGCGATTTTTCGATTTTCGGCCTTCCAAAGCTTCCCGCCGTCGAGCGGCCGGGGGAGAGGTAA
- a CDS encoding type II toxin-antitoxin system ParD family antitoxin: MGQVDKRSITLSPELARAVDDVVAAGEYASASEVIRDALRQWKDRRDLLGYTVEELRKLVQEGIDSGPGRDGQPIMERLRAKYAKMADARGFEE; encoded by the coding sequence ATGGGCCAGGTCGACAAACGCAGCATCACACTTTCGCCCGAGCTGGCGCGGGCGGTCGACGACGTGGTCGCCGCCGGCGAGTACGCTTCGGCGAGCGAAGTGATCCGGGATGCGCTCAGGCAATGGAAGGACCGGCGCGACCTGCTCGGCTATACGGTCGAGGAACTGCGCAAGCTGGTGCAAGAGGGGATCGACAGCGGGCCGGGCCGGGACGGCCAGCCAATCATGGAGCGTTTGCGCGCCAAATATGCAAAGATGGCCGACGCCCGAGGCTTCGAGGAGTGA
- a CDS encoding DUF3419 family protein, producing the protein MTLRYPLAPTQTGNHLAMSDVSGELVFRRGKEVGKAVYQNRALSKDGISERLFAFLFSGLVYPQIWEDPDVDIEAMQLGAGHRIVTIASGGCNILAYLTRSPARVDAVDLNAAHIALNRMKLEAVRHLPSQGDLFRFFGAADTSHNSEAYDRFIAPHLDPVSRHYWERRNWRGRRRISVFDRNFYQTGLLGLFIAMGHRVGKLFGVDPAGIMRAENIGEQRRFFNEELAPIFDKKLLRWAMSRKASLFGLGIPPAQYDSLITSGDGSMASVLKARLEKLACDFPLKNNYFAWQAFARRYPEPGEAALPAYLEKRNYETIRANIDRVAIHHANLIKFLAGKDAGSVDRFVLLDAQDWMTDDLLNDLWTEITRTASVGARVIFRTAAEPSLLPGRVSNSLLDQWRYDSEASREFSAKDRSAIYGGFHLYVKRDA; encoded by the coding sequence ATGACGCTGCGCTACCCGCTTGCGCCAACGCAAACGGGGAATCACCTTGCCATGTCGGATGTTTCGGGAGAACTCGTTTTTCGGCGCGGCAAGGAGGTTGGGAAAGCGGTCTACCAGAACCGGGCATTGTCGAAGGACGGCATTTCCGAGCGGCTCTTCGCCTTCCTGTTTTCCGGCCTCGTCTATCCGCAGATCTGGGAGGACCCGGATGTCGACATCGAGGCCATGCAGCTCGGGGCCGGCCATCGCATCGTCACAATCGCGTCAGGCGGCTGCAACATTCTGGCTTACCTGACCCGCTCGCCGGCCCGGGTCGACGCCGTCGACCTCAACGCCGCGCATATCGCGCTGAACCGCATGAAGCTGGAAGCCGTGCGCCATCTGCCATCGCAGGGTGACCTGTTCCGCTTCTTCGGCGCCGCCGACACCAGCCACAATTCTGAAGCCTACGACCGTTTCATCGCGCCGCATCTCGATCCGGTCAGCCGCCACTACTGGGAGCGTAGGAACTGGCGCGGCCGACGCCGCATCTCGGTCTTCGACCGCAACTTCTACCAAACTGGCCTGCTTGGCCTGTTTATCGCCATGGGCCATCGCGTCGGCAAGCTGTTCGGCGTCGATCCGGCCGGCATCATGAGGGCCGAAAACATCGGCGAGCAGCGCCGCTTCTTCAACGAGGAGTTGGCGCCGATCTTCGACAAGAAGCTCCTGCGCTGGGCGATGTCGCGCAAGGCCTCGCTGTTCGGCCTCGGCATCCCGCCGGCACAGTACGATTCGCTGATCACCTCCGGCGACGGCTCGATGGCGAGCGTCCTGAAGGCGCGGCTGGAAAAGCTCGCCTGCGATTTCCCGCTGAAGAACAACTATTTCGCCTGGCAGGCCTTTGCTCGCCGCTACCCGGAACCCGGCGAGGCTGCGCTTCCCGCCTATCTGGAAAAGCGCAATTACGAGACGATCCGCGCCAACATCGATCGCGTCGCCATCCATCATGCCAACCTGATCAAATTCCTGGCCGGCAAGGATGCGGGCTCGGTCGACCGTTTCGTCCTGCTCGACGCGCAGGACTGGATGACAGACGACCTGCTCAACGATCTGTGGACAGAGATCACCCGCACGGCCTCGGTTGGCGCGCGCGTGATCTTCCGCACCGCGGCCGAGCCCAGCCTGCTGCCCGGCCGCGTCTCCAACTCCCTGCTCGACCAGTGGCGCTATGACAGCGAGGCCTCGCGCGAATTCTCGGCCAAGGACCGCTCGGCAATCTATGGCGGCTTCCATCTCTACGTGAAGCGCGACGCATGA